The following proteins are co-located in the Sphingomonas panacis genome:
- a CDS encoding excalibur calcium-binding domain-containing protein: protein MRRRSSFDQTSSKRQRRFYPRQTRSKPVPVEARLLGAAAALGAVVGLGSIAASGGGPQRIASAAHSLAVTAGVSRARAPQSGDYWSGCDAARAAGTAPIYRGEPGYRTEMDGDDDGIACEPYRGN from the coding sequence ATGCGTCGCCGTTCCTCTTTCGATCAAACTTCGTCCAAAAGGCAACGCCGGTTCTATCCGCGGCAAACGCGGTCGAAGCCCGTTCCTGTGGAAGCCAGGCTACTTGGCGCAGCGGCGGCGCTTGGAGCTGTTGTGGGCTTGGGATCGATCGCGGCAAGCGGGGGCGGCCCCCAGCGCATTGCGTCAGCGGCACATTCCCTGGCTGTCACTGCCGGCGTGAGTCGAGCTCGCGCACCTCAGAGTGGAGACTACTGGTCTGGGTGCGATGCTGCTCGAGCGGCGGGTACCGCGCCGATCTACCGCGGAGAGCCAGGTTATCGAACTGAAATGGACGGGGACGATGACGGAATTGCCTGCGAGCCTTATCGAGGCAACTGA
- a CDS encoding acyl carrier protein — MTSLNHISDILYEMLKIDKDSVTPESNIRTDLNIDSLEMVEIVVELEDILEIKLPEDNFNSIINIGDLVNLVDVASKNKGG, encoded by the coding sequence ATGACATCTCTAAACCACATAAGCGACATACTTTACGAAATGCTCAAAATAGATAAAGATAGTGTCACCCCAGAATCAAATATCAGAACCGATCTAAATATAGATAGTCTTGAAATGGTGGAAATAGTTGTTGAACTAGAGGACATATTGGAGATTAAGCTACCAGAAGATAATTTTAATTCTATTATAAATATTGGAGATCTAGTGAATCTGGTCGATGTGGCTTCCAAAAATAAGGGTGGATAA
- a CDS encoding IS630 family transposase, which translates to MANAFAKGRPIEPLVVTAEERAYLERQVRRHRVSRSLSERCRIILRCAGGLQNKVVATELGIHEHTVGKWRRRFLADRIDGLLDEARPGRPRSIDDDQVAAVIERTLRTTPADATHWSIRSMAAETGFSHTTIRRMWNAFGLQPHRSQTFKLSSDPLFVDKVRDIVGLYLSPPTRAIVLSVDEKSQIQALDREQPVLPMMPGIPERRTHSYVRHGTTSLFAALDIASGFVIGKCYKRHRATEFLDFLKQIDRAAPDGLDVHIVMDNYATHKTAKVRAWLARRPHYHVHFTPTSASWINQVERWFAELTRKQLQRGVHRSTGQLEADILTFIDRHNESPKPYRSTKSADEILASVKRFCQKTEQTLCGEL; encoded by the coding sequence ATGGCGAACGCGTTTGCGAAGGGTCGTCCGATTGAGCCGTTGGTGGTGACGGCGGAGGAACGCGCGTATCTGGAGCGACAGGTGCGTCGGCACCGGGTATCGCGCTCGCTGTCAGAACGATGTCGGATTATTCTGCGCTGCGCCGGTGGTTTGCAGAACAAGGTTGTGGCGACCGAGCTTGGCATTCACGAGCACACGGTGGGCAAGTGGCGTCGGCGCTTCTTGGCTGATCGTATCGACGGGCTTCTGGACGAAGCTCGCCCCGGCAGGCCGCGCTCGATCGATGACGATCAGGTCGCCGCCGTGATCGAGCGGACACTGCGCACGACGCCTGCCGATGCGACCCACTGGTCGATCCGGTCGATGGCGGCAGAGACGGGCTTTTCGCATACGACGATCCGCCGGATGTGGAACGCCTTTGGGTTGCAGCCGCATCGTAGCCAGACGTTCAAGCTATCGAGCGACCCGCTGTTCGTCGACAAGGTGCGCGATATCGTCGGGCTTTATTTGTCGCCTCCAACCCGCGCGATCGTCCTTAGCGTCGATGAGAAGAGCCAGATTCAGGCGCTCGACCGCGAGCAGCCGGTGCTGCCCATGATGCCGGGCATTCCCGAGCGCCGGACCCACAGCTATGTGCGGCACGGCACCACCTCGCTGTTCGCAGCGCTCGACATCGCATCGGGTTTCGTCATCGGCAAATGCTACAAAAGGCACCGCGCCACAGAGTTTCTCGACTTTCTCAAGCAGATCGACCGGGCGGCACCTGACGGGCTCGACGTACACATCGTCATGGACAATTACGCGACCCACAAAACCGCCAAAGTAAGGGCCTGGCTCGCCCGCCGTCCGCACTATCACGTGCACTTCACGCCGACATCGGCGTCATGGATCAATCAGGTCGAGCGCTGGTTCGCCGAGTTGACCAGAAAGCAACTCCAGCGCGGCGTCCATCGTTCGACCGGTCAGCTCGAAGCCGACATCCTCACGTTCATCGACCGGCACAACGAAAGCCCGAAGCCCTACAGATCGACCAAATCCGCCGACGAAATCCTCGCCTCGGTCAAGCGCTTCTGCCAGAAAACCGAGCAAACCTTATGTGGCGAACTTTAG
- a CDS encoding thioesterase domain-containing protein, whose amino-acid sequence MVRIREGNGLGTVVCFHAIGGMISSYGSLFREVPAGFALYGVESPRNPETIQQHAGIEALASYYVGLIEALQPVYPLVLGGWCVGADLALNLQDKLDRRGIPVAVAFGLDANLDFSVRKVMQQCREKGSEDVWRFFTKIMAGPEFIDELFASSDFLKADKVGRVERVYKARDGHPDRSHIKRDLVNPTWQFDFIDELLDASRHYRFQGNRSNSKILLFSDASDKHFVLREAINVDAPALELAFYDTSHRGLLEYPHIKHIVARVIDTIELTAAE is encoded by the coding sequence TTGGTCCGCATTCGGGAAGGGAATGGTCTCGGCACCGTCGTTTGCTTTCATGCCATCGGCGGAATGATCTCGTCCTACGGGAGTTTGTTCCGCGAGGTTCCGGCCGGTTTCGCTCTGTATGGGGTGGAGTCGCCAAGAAATCCCGAAACGATCCAGCAGCATGCCGGCATTGAAGCCCTTGCGAGCTACTATGTTGGGTTGATCGAGGCTCTACAGCCCGTATATCCTCTTGTTTTGGGTGGATGGTGCGTTGGAGCTGATCTGGCGCTCAACTTACAGGATAAGCTCGATCGGCGGGGTATCCCTGTCGCGGTGGCGTTTGGGCTCGACGCTAATTTGGACTTTTCAGTGCGGAAGGTTATGCAGCAATGCCGCGAAAAAGGCAGTGAAGACGTCTGGCGATTTTTCACAAAAATAATGGCGGGTCCAGAGTTCATTGACGAGCTATTCGCCAGTTCAGACTTCTTAAAAGCGGACAAGGTTGGGCGCGTTGAACGTGTTTATAAGGCTCGCGACGGCCATCCCGACCGCAGCCATATAAAGCGTGACCTTGTAAATCCGACTTGGCAATTCGACTTTATAGACGAATTGCTGGATGCGTCGAGACACTATCGCTTTCAGGGGAACCGCTCTAATAGCAAAATACTTTTGTTCTCGGATGCGTCCGATAAGCACTTTGTCCTTCGTGAAGCCATCAATGTTGACGCGCCTGCGCTCGAACTCGCTTTTTATGATACAAGCCATCGTGGACTGCTTGAGTACCCGCACATCAAACATATTGTCGCACGGGTTATCGACACAATCGAGTTGACGGCAGCAGAATAG
- a CDS encoding riboflavin synthase yields MYSGIVQTRARVVGVDEHDGALNVTVQVGPDHLKDVKIGASIALDGVCMTVVDHSENTVTFNAVQATIDATNIGDRRVGDLLNFERSLRFGDENGGHAVSGHIYGVGRIASMTKVGRGALVFVEAPSDLMPFIFTKGFITVDGASLTVGRIGTNGAGFELNLIPETLRQTVFELRGTNARVNLEVDYQTVVIVQSINAAIKRQGQSIE; encoded by the coding sequence ATGTATAGTGGAATCGTACAGACCCGCGCCAGGGTCGTAGGTGTAGATGAGCACGATGGAGCCCTAAACGTAACCGTCCAAGTCGGTCCCGATCATCTAAAGGACGTCAAAATCGGGGCGAGCATCGCATTAGACGGTGTCTGCATGACGGTGGTGGACCACAGCGAAAACACCGTGACCTTCAACGCGGTGCAGGCCACGATCGATGCAACTAATATTGGCGATAGACGCGTTGGTGACCTCCTGAACTTCGAGCGTTCATTACGCTTCGGCGACGAGAATGGCGGTCATGCGGTCTCCGGCCACATCTACGGCGTTGGCCGGATTGCTAGTATGACAAAAGTTGGCCGTGGTGCGCTCGTATTTGTAGAAGCGCCGTCCGATCTCATGCCATTCATATTCACCAAGGGTTTTATCACCGTCGATGGCGCAAGTCTAACGGTCGGACGGATCGGGACGAACGGAGCCGGTTTCGAACTCAATCTGATACCCGAAACGCTCAGGCAAACTGTATTTGAGCTTCGGGGGACAAACGCACGCGTCAATCTCGAAGTAGACTACCAAACCGTTGTGATCGTTCAGTCCATAAACGCGGCTATTAAACGGCAAGGGCAGTCCATCGAATAA
- a CDS encoding IS5 family transposase (programmed frameshift), which produces MSRRMLTDEQWDRIKGYLPGRDGTRGRSGVDNRLFVDAILWMAGNAARWRDLPAVFGKWSGVHARFRRWSHAGVWEKLFHTMADTPDFEYVLIDSTISKVHADASGGKRGAEAAAIGRSRGGLTTKLHAAVDAIGLPIRIHPTPGQRGDAPQAKSLLTGLHGIGHVIADAAYDADPLRAFIADDLGATAQIKANPSRTRKPPIDWQLYKERHQVECFFNKLKRFRRIALRCEKTLPAFMGFVHLACTMIWLR; this is translated from the exons ATGAGCAGACGCATGCTGACGGACGAGCAATGGGATCGCATCAAGGGATATCTTCCTGGGCGCGACGGGACACGGGGCCGCAGCGGTGTTGATAACCGGCTGTTCGTGGATGCCATTTTGTGGATGGCCGGCAATGCGGCGCGCTGGCGTGATCTACCGGCAGTGTTCGGCAAGTGGAGCGGCGTCCATGCGCGGTTCCGGCGCTGGTCGCACGCAGGCGTCTGGGAGAAGCTCTTCCACACGATGGCCGACACGCCGGACTTCGAATATGTCCTGATCGACAGCACCATCTCGAAGGTTCACGCCGATGCAAGCGGCG GCAAAAGGGGGGCTGAAGCTGCCGCGATCGGCCGTTCGCGGGGCGGGCTGACGACCAAACTGCACGCCGCTGTCGATGCGATCGGCCTGCCGATCCGTATCCATCCGACACCGGGGCAGCGTGGGGACGCCCCGCAAGCGAAGAGCCTCCTGACCGGCCTGCACGGCATCGGCCATGTCATCGCCGATGCCGCCTACGATGCCGATCCGCTACGCGCCTTCATTGCCGATGATCTCGGCGCAACCGCGCAGATCAAGGCCAATCCCAGCCGGACCAGAAAGCCACCGATCGACTGGCAGCTCTACAAGGAACGCCATCAGGTCGAATGCTTCTTCAACAAGCTCAAGCGCTTCCGCCGGATCGCCCTGCGCTGCGAGAAAACTCTCCCCGCATTCATGGGCTTCGTCCATCTCGCCTGCACCATGATCTGGCTACGATAA
- a CDS encoding 3-keto-5-aminohexanoate cleavage protein, with product MNNFSSSLRLEERENDKGNSGFIVNLCPTGMIPVRAQVPAVPITPKEIGLDVGRCYDAGAAMVHLHAREDDESPTWRGERFEEIITEVLLRAPEIIVCVTSSGRNWSDLPRRTEALSIPDPHKPELASLTLGSMNFPKSASVNAPDTIIGLIDAMQAANIVPELEVFDVGMANYARSLAKAGRLKPPYYFNILLGSLGTADFNATNIAAIVGSLPEGSTWALAGIGRYQLSANVTSLTLGGHVRVGLEDNPYFDWRTREPATNPRLVERLVRLGRELGREPVTPRIAREIIGIRQKEEVISAC from the coding sequence ATGAATAATTTTTCAAGTTCACTAAGGCTAGAGGAGCGGGAAAATGACAAGGGAAATTCGGGCTTTATAGTCAATCTTTGCCCCACCGGGATGATTCCGGTTCGAGCCCAGGTTCCCGCTGTCCCGATCACGCCGAAGGAGATCGGTCTGGATGTTGGCCGCTGCTACGATGCCGGGGCGGCGATGGTGCACCTCCATGCGCGCGAGGATGACGAGAGCCCAACATGGCGGGGTGAGCGGTTCGAAGAGATCATCACCGAGGTCCTCTTGAGGGCACCCGAAATTATAGTCTGTGTGACAAGTAGCGGGCGAAACTGGAGCGATCTGCCTCGTCGAACCGAAGCGCTATCAATCCCAGACCCACACAAGCCGGAATTAGCGTCCTTAACTCTGGGGTCGATGAACTTTCCCAAGAGTGCATCCGTTAACGCACCTGACACGATCATCGGCCTTATAGATGCAATGCAGGCGGCTAACATCGTGCCTGAGCTTGAGGTCTTTGACGTCGGTATGGCGAACTACGCCCGCTCTTTGGCGAAGGCGGGACGTCTAAAGCCGCCTTACTATTTTAACATCCTTCTGGGTTCCTTAGGTACCGCGGATTTCAACGCTACGAATATAGCTGCGATAGTAGGGTCCCTGCCCGAGGGATCGACCTGGGCGCTTGCCGGCATCGGAAGATATCAGCTTTCCGCCAACGTAACGTCGCTGACCCTTGGCGGACATGTCCGCGTTGGTCTTGAGGATAATCCATATTTTGACTGGCGAACGCGAGAACCGGCAACAAATCCTCGGCTAGTTGAGCGCTTGGTGCGTTTAGGAAGGGAACTCGGGCGGGAGCCCGTTACACCTCGAATCGCACGGGAAATTATCGGAATCCGACAGAAGGAAGAGGTGATTTCCGCATGCTGA
- a CDS encoding GTP cyclohydrolase II, which yields MLTRAASAKLPVTVEGEIYSFDVTGYVHNSDEILAIAYGQWKAPPALVRVHSACLTGDALGSARCDCQAQLHGAFEAIVDRGAGILIYMCDHEGRGIGLMNKLRAYSLQDGGADTVDANTSLGLPIDSRDFTGAAKVLDDLGVNVIELMTNNPDKVEALTALGVTVIRRVPILAEVHTHNTNYLSAKRARLRHLL from the coding sequence ATGCTGACGCGAGCTGCTTCGGCCAAGCTTCCTGTGACTGTCGAAGGCGAGATCTACTCGTTCGACGTTACTGGCTATGTCCATAATTCCGATGAGATCCTGGCGATTGCATATGGTCAGTGGAAGGCTCCCCCCGCCTTGGTGCGGGTGCATAGCGCCTGCCTCACAGGCGATGCCTTGGGCTCAGCGCGTTGCGACTGTCAGGCTCAGCTTCATGGTGCCTTTGAGGCGATCGTTGATCGAGGCGCCGGCATATTGATCTACATGTGCGACCATGAAGGCCGGGGCATCGGCTTGATGAATAAGTTGCGTGCTTATTCACTTCAGGACGGTGGGGCGGACACCGTAGATGCCAACACATCTCTTGGCCTGCCAATAGACAGTCGGGATTTTACTGGAGCCGCCAAAGTTCTTGATGATCTTGGCGTTAATGTGATCGAGTTGATGACAAATAACCCAGATAAGGTCGAAGCACTCACCGCCCTTGGCGTGACGGTCATAAGGCGTGTTCCTATCCTGGCCGAGGTACACACTCACAACACAAATTACCTGAGCGCAAAACGAGCCAGGTTGCGCCATTTGTTATAG
- a CDS encoding CopG family ribbon-helix-helix protein — protein MAAATSIKLDDARKGRVQHLADVRRRSSHWIMREAIAQYVEREEKRETFRQDAIRAWHEYQQTGLHLTLEEADAWLAKLEAGEDAEPPKCHV, from the coding sequence GTGGCAGCGGCAACATCAATAAAGCTCGATGATGCCCGTAAGGGGCGTGTCCAGCACCTTGCCGATGTGCGGCGGCGCAGCTCGCATTGGATCATGCGCGAAGCTATCGCACAGTATGTCGAACGCGAGGAAAAACGCGAGACGTTCCGACAGGACGCTATACGGGCATGGCACGAATATCAGCAGACGGGCTTGCATCTGACGCTTGAGGAAGCCGATGCTTGGTTGGCGAAGCTCGAAGCGGGCGAGGATGCGGAGCCGCCTAAGTGCCACGTCTGA
- a CDS encoding MFS transporter — protein MKSSSGLPILAVAFPAFLSLLGSGVVVPLLPLYGRSFGSEPWLIAVLFSAYAIGAIFGEPYWGRLSDQIGRKRVLILTLSMSAVCWLALSFSGSVLLSVFIRVVTGFVAGNNSVLQGYVSDRTSGEQRLKAISILSATSHFGFMAGPVLGGLLVGDPHSPLGYKTVFLTCTVLAILAAFLMAIILPNENNISQSKSKKMIWRAIPKETQSLIGLTFLYGTIASSIEVLFSLWANHEFGWGAKEIGLFFAFSALVAAITQLIIIPLWMSRISFKTGIIIGFAGVAFSTLGQLIANDVALAVSLMAFTSLARAISWAFISTRIATITENSDRGAVLGQNASAFAIARVIGPILAGLLATATGSLNPFILPTILLAAAAMVVGRVVRMKPDGDTR, from the coding sequence ATGAAATCATCTAGCGGCCTTCCTATCCTTGCTGTGGCCTTTCCGGCATTTTTAAGCCTCTTGGGTTCAGGCGTAGTTGTGCCGCTTCTACCGCTCTATGGAAGGTCATTTGGATCAGAGCCGTGGTTAATTGCTGTCTTGTTTTCAGCATACGCTATTGGGGCAATATTCGGAGAGCCATATTGGGGGCGCTTATCTGATCAAATCGGGCGAAAACGGGTTTTAATTTTGACACTTTCCATGAGTGCAGTTTGCTGGCTTGCGCTCTCATTTAGCGGGAGCGTGCTTCTATCCGTGTTTATAAGAGTGGTTACTGGATTCGTCGCAGGCAATAATTCTGTTTTGCAAGGATATGTATCCGATCGCACTTCAGGAGAGCAGCGCTTAAAAGCTATAAGCATTTTAAGTGCGACTTCTCATTTTGGTTTCATGGCTGGCCCGGTACTCGGGGGGCTTTTGGTTGGAGATCCACATAGCCCACTTGGATACAAAACGGTGTTCCTAACTTGCACCGTTCTAGCTATCCTTGCCGCCTTTCTAATGGCCATTATTCTCCCAAATGAGAATAATATATCTCAAAGTAAAAGTAAGAAAATGATCTGGCGGGCAATCCCGAAGGAGACGCAATCATTGATTGGCCTGACATTTCTATATGGTACGATAGCTTCATCCATAGAGGTCCTATTTTCTCTATGGGCTAACCACGAATTTGGATGGGGAGCAAAAGAAATAGGCCTATTTTTCGCATTTTCCGCCCTAGTTGCCGCGATTACACAATTAATTATTATCCCACTGTGGATGTCGCGCATTTCTTTCAAGACTGGTATTATAATTGGTTTTGCCGGGGTGGCATTTTCAACATTGGGTCAGTTGATCGCAAATGACGTAGCGCTAGCAGTTTCTCTAATGGCATTCACAAGTCTCGCTAGAGCCATTTCATGGGCGTTTATATCAACGAGAATTGCGACTATTACTGAAAACTCTGATCGTGGTGCTGTCCTTGGTCAAAATGCGTCCGCGTTCGCAATCGCACGGGTAATTGGCCCTATCCTTGCCGGCCTTCTTGCGACGGCTACTGGGAGCCTAAATCCGTTTATCCTGCCTACAATCCTATTAGCGGCGGCTGCAATGGTTGTTGGCCGCGTTGTTCGGATGAAGCCAGATGGCGATACGCGGTAA
- a CDS encoding gamma-glutamyltransferase, with translation MNLASSAVVDSSCPYASQVALDVMQAGGTAADAAIAASAVLFVTLPMCCGPGGDLAAICFDAASRKVLSHTAFGRTPQRATREFLASLGHKAVPRIGIMSATIPAAAEGLVSMHHRMGTRPLEELFEPAITAARDGVVVTGQMHKWIKNNITVIKDDETCSAIFLPGGKAIQTGSILRQPQLGAFLDKVARGSASYLQSDEYRNAVLQFTEKQGGLFSLSDFEQSQVDIHEPITLRLGEHTVHTNPAPSQGAILLRNLAMYDFAVQNSLHTGTNRIHVWREIFNQTYNWRLRALGDLDAYCTDFWLEDLPGDCSAIKARHRSQCLYKGHYSEGDTTQFVVGDKVGNSVSMILSLSLGFGSGVAEPSTGIIFNSRLGRSMPLKAGLANSLKPGKRPVNTIHAYAVTTEHGLSFSGGTPGGDGQVQWNAATLAAALVDGMRLEQAAHAPRFTCFPGADLIEAGEEGRIELESGLTAEREELESLGHTVKIRDRVQGSIRIAERVDGGWIAHHDGHDDGSSIGTAQGWER, from the coding sequence ATGAACTTGGCTTCGTCGGCGGTTGTGGATTCGAGCTGCCCCTACGCAAGTCAGGTGGCATTGGACGTTATGCAGGCCGGAGGGACCGCAGCCGATGCAGCGATAGCTGCGAGCGCGGTTCTGTTCGTCACGTTGCCAATGTGTTGTGGGCCTGGCGGTGACCTGGCGGCGATTTGTTTCGATGCAGCGTCAAGAAAGGTTCTTTCCCATACCGCCTTTGGTCGTACCCCTCAAAGGGCAACGCGGGAGTTTCTAGCCAGTTTAGGGCATAAGGCCGTCCCGCGTATCGGCATAATGTCAGCTACCATACCCGCTGCAGCAGAGGGGCTGGTGTCAATGCACCATCGTATGGGTACGAGACCGCTCGAAGAGCTGTTCGAACCGGCGATCACGGCGGCCCGCGATGGCGTGGTCGTTACCGGTCAAATGCACAAATGGATTAAGAACAATATCACGGTTATCAAAGACGATGAAACATGCTCTGCGATATTCCTGCCTGGTGGCAAGGCTATCCAGACTGGATCTATACTTAGGCAACCCCAATTGGGAGCATTCCTAGACAAAGTTGCGCGTGGTTCTGCCAGCTATCTACAAAGCGATGAATATCGTAACGCGGTGTTACAGTTCACAGAAAAACAAGGTGGATTGTTTTCACTTTCCGACTTTGAACAATCACAGGTTGATATTCACGAGCCGATCACATTGCGTTTAGGCGAACATACGGTTCACACGAACCCAGCGCCGAGTCAAGGAGCGATCCTTCTGCGTAATCTCGCCATGTATGATTTTGCAGTTCAAAATTCGTTACATACTGGCACAAACCGTATTCATGTCTGGAGAGAGATATTCAACCAGACCTACAACTGGCGACTTCGCGCGCTAGGTGATCTAGACGCATATTGCACCGATTTCTGGCTCGAAGACCTTCCGGGAGACTGCTCCGCAATCAAAGCCCGTCACCGATCGCAGTGCCTTTACAAGGGCCACTACAGCGAGGGTGACACTACCCAGTTCGTCGTAGGCGATAAGGTTGGTAATTCGGTCTCGATGATACTTAGTTTGTCGCTCGGCTTCGGATCAGGCGTGGCGGAACCGAGCACTGGCATCATATTCAACAGTCGATTGGGCAGAAGCATGCCCCTCAAAGCCGGTCTGGCAAATTCCCTCAAACCGGGAAAGCGGCCTGTCAACACTATCCACGCCTACGCCGTGACAACGGAGCATGGACTATCATTCTCTGGAGGGACACCTGGTGGGGATGGGCAGGTGCAGTGGAATGCAGCCACCTTGGCGGCTGCACTCGTCGATGGAATGCGATTAGAGCAGGCCGCCCACGCCCCTAGGTTCACCTGTTTCCCCGGCGCCGATCTCATCGAGGCCGGAGAGGAAGGGCGCATCGAGTTAGAAAGCGGCCTCACGGCGGAACGCGAGGAACTGGAGTCGCTCGGCCATACCGTCAAGATCAGGGATCGTGTTCAAGGAAGCATACGCATCGCCGAGAGGGTCGATGGTGGTTGGATAGCCCACCACGATGGGCATGACGACGGGTCCTCAATTGGTACCGCACAAGGCTGGGAGCGATAA
- a CDS encoding imm11 family protein, translating into MVWGMSLPSNFGEFWPDADFEFDAKVRDGRWSERLRLHYLAQTPEEQRRLFDYGDNHVGYGAGNYGNFVVGKFTRERGTVRPGSPDYPPFRPVEPHEAPRSFATEKSYKTLGSLIELNDGVVAVDEALKTIIERLEPGIHQFFPIEICMPRGQIYPGQYYTMVIGQFVDSFLPENSQGDSWNGYGPEYPNA; encoded by the coding sequence ATGGTTTGGGGAATGAGTTTACCTTCGAACTTCGGTGAATTTTGGCCGGACGCAGATTTTGAGTTCGATGCCAAGGTGCGGGATGGTCGATGGAGCGAGCGTCTTCGCCTTCACTACTTGGCGCAGACTCCTGAGGAGCAGCGGAGGCTGTTCGACTATGGCGACAATCACGTCGGTTATGGAGCCGGAAACTACGGCAATTTTGTTGTTGGGAAATTTACGAGAGAGCGGGGAACGGTGAGGCCGGGCAGTCCGGACTATCCGCCTTTCAGGCCGGTTGAACCCCACGAGGCACCGCGATCGTTTGCAACCGAAAAGAGCTATAAAACGCTCGGATCTTTGATTGAGTTAAACGATGGCGTCGTGGCAGTGGACGAGGCCCTGAAAACAATAATCGAGCGACTTGAACCGGGAATCCATCAGTTTTTCCCGATTGAGATTTGCATGCCGCGCGGTCAAATTTATCCCGGACAATATTACACAATGGTCATCGGTCAATTTGTTGACAGCTTTTTGCCAGAGAACAGTCAGGGGGATTCGTGGAACGGCTACGGTCCAGAATATCCGAATGCTTAA
- a CDS encoding class I SAM-dependent methyltransferase, with translation MENRWTAAADYDQFAARLQKRNAAILANAIPNGPVYSHVLDAGCGTGFATAALLEARPVRTVTAVDVSREMLTQAERNLLRFREHEILYVNQSITDLGGSQPYDLIISNAALHWTYPDIGGAIDHLAGLLRPGGCIAFTTAGRSVASEEFDEKISNAIVAVGGTIDRHPFRQRRISPDEATRFCEAAGLDVIEAFIIERATNVAPAEYVAWASSSGRAWTELPGGEASLAAELLADQEEFRVGHWSTLIVARSVQN, from the coding sequence ATGGAAAACCGTTGGACTGCGGCTGCGGATTATGATCAATTCGCGGCACGCTTGCAGAAACGCAATGCGGCAATCTTAGCTAACGCCATTCCGAACGGCCCAGTCTATAGTCATGTGCTCGATGCTGGCTGTGGTACTGGGTTTGCGACGGCCGCCTTGCTGGAAGCGCGTCCCGTGCGAACCGTGACAGCCGTGGACGTGTCGCGGGAGATGCTTACTCAGGCTGAGCGGAACTTGCTGAGGTTCCGCGAACACGAAATTCTGTATGTTAATCAGTCCATTACAGACTTAGGCGGATCTCAACCCTATGATCTGATCATATCAAATGCTGCACTGCATTGGACCTATCCGGACATCGGAGGCGCCATCGATCATCTCGCGGGACTTCTTCGCCCTGGCGGATGCATCGCGTTCACAACAGCGGGCCGATCGGTAGCTTCGGAAGAGTTCGACGAGAAAATTTCGAACGCCATCGTAGCGGTTGGTGGAACGATCGATCGCCATCCATTCCGTCAACGGCGGATCAGCCCGGACGAGGCCACCCGTTTTTGCGAGGCGGCCGGGTTGGACGTCATCGAAGCGTTTATCATCGAGCGGGCTACGAACGTGGCCCCTGCTGAATATGTTGCCTGGGCTTCATCGAGCGGGCGCGCTTGGACGGAGCTTCCGGGCGGAGAGGCGTCCTTAGCCGCTGAGCTTCTGGCAGATCAAGAGGAGTTCCGTGTCGGCCACTGGTCTACCCTGATCGTCGCTCGATCCGTTCAGAATTGA
- a CDS encoding type II toxin-antitoxin system RelE/ParE family toxin translates to MPRLIWTPNALANVQRLYRWLLPKDADAATHAVATIRAGVRILAASPGIGRPVEDMDPEYRKKLIDFGNSGYVALYRLDDETVAILAVRRQKEAGYP, encoded by the coding sequence GTGCCACGTCTGATCTGGACGCCGAATGCGTTAGCCAATGTTCAGCGACTCTATCGCTGGCTCTTGCCCAAGGATGCCGACGCCGCAACGCACGCGGTTGCGACGATCCGGGCCGGGGTCAGGATTCTGGCGGCATCACCGGGCATAGGCCGTCCGGTGGAAGATATGGACCCCGAGTATCGGAAAAAGCTGATCGACTTCGGCAACAGCGGCTATGTCGCCCTCTATCGCCTTGATGACGAGACGGTAGCGATCCTGGCTGTCCGCCGCCAAAAGGAGGCGGGCTATCCATAG